Proteins encoded by one window of Lycium barbarum isolate Lr01 chromosome 11, ASM1917538v2, whole genome shotgun sequence:
- the LOC132616682 gene encoding cellulose synthase-like protein G3, with the protein METLPLQKCTEHKFSATINRTHTFIHSIAILFMLYYRLIINLTTIHISFLPYWFLIFTSELILSFIWLLDSAIIWRPVSRSVFPENLPPDDELPAIDVFICTADPKKEPALGVVNTVLSAMAIDYPPEKVAVYLSDDGSSVLTLCAIREAWKFGELWIPFCKEFGVKRICPDVFFQAVDEINGSKEYLQEREKIQKEYEVFKERLKKAQENGGTEERHFGPNIEIIGQRGKNNGKAKIPSLVYVSREKNPSHPHHFKAGALNVLLRVSGIISNSPYILMLDCDMHSNDPSSARQAMCFHLDPKISPSLAFVQFPQRFHNISKKDIYDSALRAIFVLKWPGMDGLIGPILSGSCFYMKRKALYGNATHNDMDLSEMKKCFGPSNEFLNTLKSTNHKEFADNKIQEAKILASCTYEQDSQWGEQASSTSILSTLSFPIYVA; encoded by the exons ATGGAAACTCTACCTCTACAAAAGTGCACAGAGCACAAATTTTCAGCCACAATAAACAGAACTCACACTTTCATTCACTCAATAGCAATACTCTTCATGCTATATTACAGACTTATAATCAATCTCACCACAATTCACATCTCATTTTTACCTTATTGGTTCCTAATTTTCACTTCCGAATTAATTCTCTCCTTCATCTGGCTACTTGACTCAGCAATTATATGGAGACCGGTTTCTCGTTCCGTCTTCCCGGAAAACTTACCGCCGGACGATGAACTTCCGGCCATCGACGTGTTTATTTGTACGGCTGATCCTAAAAAGGAACCAGCGTTAGGTGTTGTTAACACTGTTTTATCGGCCATGGCTATTGATTATCCACCCGAAAAG GTGGCGGTGTATCTATCCGATGACGGCAGTTCGGTTTTAACGTTGTGTGCGATACGTGAAGCGTGGAAATTTGGGGAACTGTGGATCCCATTTTGTAAGGAATTTGGTGTGAAGAGAATTTGCCCTGACGTATTTTTTCAAGCAGTTGATGAAATTAATGGCAGCAAGGAGTACTTGCAGGAAAGAGAAAAAATTCAG AAAGAGTACGAGGTGTTCAAGGAGCGGTTGAAGAAAGCTCAAGAAAATGGAGGGACAGAGGAAAGACACTTTGGTCCAAACATTGAG ATAATAGGGCAGAGAGGCAAAAATAATGGCAAAGCTAAAATACCATCTCTTGTTTATGTTTCAAGGGAAAAAAATCCTTCTCATCCTCACCATTTCAAAGCTGGAGCTCTCAATGTTCTT CTTAGAGTATCTGGGATAATAAGCAACTCCCCTTACATATTAATGTTGGATTGTGATATGCACTCCAATGATCCTTCTTCAGCTAGACAAGCAATGTGCTTTCACCTTGATCCCAAAATCTCTCCCTCACTTGCTTTTGTCCAGTTTCCTCAAAGATTTCACAACATTAGCAAGAAAGATATTTATGATTCTGCCTTAAGAGCTATTTTTGTG ctCAAGTGGCCAGGGATGGATGGGCTCATAGGACCTATATTGTCTGGTTCATGCTTTTATATGAAGAGGAAGGCTCTATATGGGAATGCTACACACAATG ACATGGATCTTAGTGAGATGAAGAAGTGTTTTGGTCCCTCAAATGAGTTCCTAAATACTCTTAAAAGCACTAATCATAAGGAATTTGCTGACAATAAGATTCAAGAAGCAAAAATTTTAGCCTCTTGCACCTATGAACAGGATTCACAATGGGGAGAGCAGGCAAGTTCAACATCAATTCTATCAACTCTATCCtttccaatttatgtggcataa